From a region of the Arachis ipaensis cultivar K30076 chromosome B09, Araip1.1, whole genome shotgun sequence genome:
- the LOC107617679 gene encoding putative 1-phosphatidylinositol-3-phosphate 5-kinase FAB1D isoform X3: MCSMCHYCGAGLMGSNVDEKKQDHESSLKLNSKVPTKPCKFCGEKLERENMKLNGDFSVDVNSFDRMSREESTVSGAREDLHKLNGELQKGMENNSQESSNDNEGYIVRNVEIEQGHNCQEPKLDGSENPDASSAEEIEYSLPNDLDIQTWEPPEPENPEDDMDNSVTYNDEDEDEDNWGDPTTSIFSSKDEVSGCNRFKEEKQRAMEEVMNGKFKALVGQLLKSVGVPSSDEGDKSWVDIVTSLSWEAAAFLKADAIGINTMDPDGYVKVKCIAAGSRSQSQLVRGSVFKKHAAHKHMPTKYKHPRLLLISGMLGHSGLSSFDSMHQEKDYLKSKMDLIEMCHPNVILVEKTVSRDIQESILAKGMTLVLDMKLHRLERVARCTGSPILTCDNLNGQKLKHCDFIYFEKFVEEHAGTVEGGKRPTKTLMFIEGCPTRLGCTILLKGAPSDELKRVKCIVRCAVVMAYHLILETSFLVDQKAMFSTIPSLNEAGILPINQQSLDSASVDTSIPFVEYSAENGIISTDVPISNGLHEKIANSSVQQEFFPFSCEPYNPAVFSGFSAISSSLKKVMGDSFQFTSSAPYQSLSEYFGFNGRKPDDQVSVSISGLDSPEADGSTKTEANSNSDDEKLLNGGQSLSSAAYLNSNGDKIKDGDIDGNKIQNKDEINAMLDSQSILVLMSSRNALRGTVCQQSHFSHIMFYKNFDVPLGKFLKDNLLNQTRLCDTCQELPEAHLYYYAHHNKQLTIQVKRLSEEKFLPGEEEGKLWMWSRCGKCKARFTKRVLISATARSLSFGKFLELSLSHYSTSSGKLSCGHSLDRDFLYFFGLGHMVAMFRYSSVMTYNVAMPPQKLELSGSIKQERLSKEIENVYMKGISLFMEVAHLLKTISSNGSTLNLGGSMREFTEVEMMLKREQEEFEVNIKNAVAKKGDLDRAAYKLLCLNRLMWDLLIEAYVWDRRLNSLLSPDHLKTESDVSEKVMQECGSTEGGNINGMRDTSVEVNEIPIKEIPISGPPLECNEQDDLSNASNVPLNVSMPIISDFRSERPSDRKLKLNVDVPTRFPLSDSSLYETDSAMSNHLQVHENSPDSTDNTQISHPAADTRISNKDDSQHSPVTISPDSNEWFWRPFADIRQIGIRDFQKRFLPRFEPVSSSIIENLPTANQLIADEGTRLHIPLRTDNFIVSDYEGEPSSIIACALAFLKDPSVVTEVDDGDDGLPSSFHGALPSPQTFSRSSSDADSVHSSGSTSSEESRTSHAPENHSIEIAMGYAKSLGREKYSVICHYVNQFRELRSRCCLSELDYIASLSRCRNWDAKGGKSKSFFAKTLDDRFIIKEIKKTELDSFLGFSSVYFKYMRESFESGSQTCLAKVMGIYQVTKRNVKTGKEVKHDLMVMENLTYNCNITRQYDLKGALYARFNTATDGAGDVLLDQNFVNDMNSSPLYVSHKAKRFLQRAVWNDTTFLNSVNVMDYSLLVGVDSQKRVLVCGIIDYLRQYTWDKHLETWMKSSLVVPKNVLPTVISPREYKKRFRKFMSTHFLSVPDHWCSQKLLSPCKLCGSGEDDPPQQGN, from the exons ATGTGTAGTATGTGCCATTATTGTGGTGCTGGTTTGATGGGATCAAATGTTGATGAGAAGAAACAGGATCATGAGAGTAGTTTGAAGTTGAATAGTAAAGTTCCCACAAAGCCTTGTAAGTTTTGTGGGGAGAAGCTAGAGCGCGAAAATATGAAATTGAATG GTGATTTTTCTGTTGATGTGAACTCATTCGACAG GATGAGTCGAGAAGAAAGTACAGTAAGCGGTGCTAGAGAAGATCTTCATAAGTTGAACGGGGAATTGCAAAAAGGGATGGAAAACAATTCCCAAGAAAGCAGTAATGACAATGAGGGTTACATAGTGAGAAATGTGGAGATTGAGCAAGGCCATAACTGTCAAGAACCAAAACTTGATGGTTCTGAAAACCCTGACGCATCCTCTGCTGAAGAGATCGAATATTCTCTTCCTAATGACTTGGATATCCAAACCTGGGAACCACCTGAGCCAGAAAATCCAGAGGATGATATGGACAACAGTGTGACTTATAATGATGAAGATGAAGACGAGGATAACTGGGGTGATCCTACTACCTCTATATTTAGTTCCAAGGATGAAGTAAGTGGATGCAATAGGTTCAAAGAGGAAAAACAGAGAGCAATGGAAGAAGTAATGAATGGAAAATTCAAGGCACTTGTGGGCCAGCTTCTTAAATCTGTTGGAGTTCCCTCTTCTGATGAAGGTGATAAGAGTTGGGTGGACATAGTAACATCTTTATCCTGGGAAGCTGCTGCTTTTTTGAAGGCTGATGCTATTGGAATTAATACAATGGATCCTGATGGATATGTCAAAGTAAAATGCATTGCAGCTGGTTCCCGCAGCcaaag TCAGCTCGTGAGAGGTTCTGTCTTCAAGAAACATGCTGCTCACAAGCACATGCCAACTAAATACAAACATCCAAGGTTGTTACTGATTAGTGGCATGCTTGGTCATAGTGGACTGTCCTCATTTGATTCCATGCACCAG GAGAAAGACTATCTGAAGTCCAAGATGGATCTTATAGAAATGTGCCATCCAAATGTTATATTAGTTGAGAAGACAGTTTCTCGAGATATACAAGAGTCAATTTTGGCAAAGGGGATGACACTAGTTCTTGATATGAAGCTTCATCGCCTGGAAAGGGTTGCACGTTGTACTGGCTCACCAATTCTAACATGTGATAATTTGAATGGTCAAAAGCTGAAACACTGTGACTTTATTTACTTTGAGAAGTTTGTGGAGGAACATGCTGGTACGGTTGAAGGAGGAAAGCGGCCAACCAAGACTTTGATGTTCATTGAGGGCTGTCCTACCCGTTTGGGATGCACG ATTTTGCTGAAAGGAGCACCTAGTGATGAACTGAAAAGGGTCAAATGCATTGTGCGGTGTGCTGTTGTCATGGCATATCACTTAATCCTTGAAACCTCCTTTCTTGTTGATCAGAAAGCAATGTTTTCTACCATTCCTTCTTTGAATGAAGCAGGAATCTTGccaatcaatcaacaatcccTTGATTCTGCATCAGTTGATACAAGCATTCCATTTGTTGAGTATTCTGCTGAAAATGGAATAATTAGTACTGATGTTCCAATTTCCAATGGACTTCATGAAAAAATTGCAAATAGTTCCGTACAACAAGAGTTTTTCCCATTTTCTTGTGAACCATATAATCCAGCCGTCTTTTCTGGGTTCTCAGCCATTTCATCTTCTCTGAAGAAAGTTATGGGGGATAGTTTTCAGTTTACATCTTCTGCTCCTTATCAGTCTCTCTCAGAATATTTTGGCTTCAATGGAAGGAAACCTGATGATCAGGTAAGCGTATCAATTTCTGGTTTAGACTCTCCAGAGGCAGATGGCAGTACCAAGACCGAAGCAAATAGCAATTCTGATGATGAGAAGTTACTTAATGGTGGACAATCCCTGTCCTCTGCCGCGTACTTAAACTCCAATGGAGACAAAATTAAAGATGGTGATATTGATGGaaataaaatccaaaataaaGATGAAATCAATGCAATGCTGGATTCACAGAGTATTTTGGTCTTGATGTCTAGCCGGAATGCCTTAAGAGGGACTGTCTGCCAGCAAAGTCATTTTTCTCATATCATGTTCTACAAGAATTTTGATGTTCCCCTTGGAAAGTTTCTGAAGGATAACCTACTTAATCAG ACAAGACTTTGTGACACCTGTCAAGAATTACCAGAAGCTCACTTGTATTATTATGCTCATCACAATAAACAACTTACAATACAAGTTAAACGATTGTCTGAGGAAAAGTTCTTGCCTGGGGAGGAAGAAGGGAAGCTTTGGATGTGGAGCCGTTGTGGAAAATGCAAGGCCCGCTTCACAAAGCGAGTGTTGATATCTGCAACCGCACGTAGTCTATCATTTGGAAAGTTTTTGGAGCTTAGCCTTTCTCACTATTCTACTTCTAGCGGAAAATTGAGCTGTGGCCATTCTCTTGACAGGGATTTTCTCTACTTCTTTGG ATTAGGTCATATGGTTGCAATGTTCAGATATTCTTCTGTCATGACTTATAACGTTGCCATGCCACCTCAAAAGCTAGAGTTAAGTGGTTCAATAAAACAAGAGAGGCTTTCGAAGGAGATTGAGAAT GTGTACATGAAAGGCATATCACTCTTTATGGAAGTTGCACACCTTTTGAAGACAATAAGTTCTAATGGATCAACATTGAATCTTGGAGGATCAATGAGAGAGTTCACTGAGGTTGAGATGATGTTAAAGCGAGAGCAAGAAGAGTTTGAG GTAAATATCAAGAATGCTGTTGCTAAGAAGGGGGATCTTGATCGGGCTGCGTACAAACTTCTCTGTCTAAACCGATTGATGTGGGATCTTTTGATTGAAGCCTATGTTTGGGATCGACGACTGAACTCACTTCTCTCCCCTGATCATCTAAAAACTGAGTCTGATGTCTCTGAGAAAGTTATGCAAGAATGTGGGTCTACGGAAGGTGGCAATATAAATGGGATGCGAGACACATCTGTGGAAGTGAATGAAATCCCTATAAAGGAAATTCCGATAAGTGGACCTCCTCTAGAATGCAATGAACAGGATGATCTATCTAATGCATCTAATGTCCCACTAAATGTGTCGATGCCAATTATTAGTGATTTTAGGTCAGAGAGACCCTCTGACCGAAAGTTGAAATTGAATGTAGATGTTCCCACTCGGTTCCCTTTATCAGATAGCAGTCTCTATGAAACAGACTCTGCTATGTCAAATCATCTCCAAGTGCATGAAAATTCTCCAGATTCCACAGATAATACACAAATTAGTCATCCAGCTGCTGATACGAGGATATCAAACAAGGATGATTCACAGCATTCACCTGTTACCATCTCGCCGGATTCAAATGAATGGTTCTGGAGGCCATTTGCCGACATTCGGCAGATTGGCATAAGGGACTTCCAGAAAAGATTCTTGCCAAGATTTGAACCAGTAAGCAGCTCTATCATAGAAAATTTACCGACAGCAAATCAACTAATCGCTGATGAAGGCACAAGGTTGCACATCCCCCTTAGGACAGATAATTTTATTGTATCTGACTATGAGGGTGAACCCTCAAGTATAATTGCTTGTGCTCTGGCCTTTCTGAAAGATCCATCGGTGGTGACAGAAGTTGATGATGGGGATGATGGTTTGCCTAGTTCATTCCATGGAGCCTTACCCTCTCCACAGACATTTTCAAGAAGTTCTTCAGATGCAGATTCTGTGCACTCTTCAGGAAGCACTTCTTCGGAAGAGTCAAGAACTTCTCATGCTCCAGAAAACCATAGCATAGAGATCGCAATGGGATATGCAAAATCACTAGGGAGGGAAAAATATTCAGTGATCTGTCATTACGTTAACCAGTTCCGTGAACTTAGGAGTAGATGTTGCCTATCTGAGCTTGATTATATTGCTTCTTTAAGCCGCTGTAGGAATTGGGATGCTAAAGGTGGGAAAAGCAAATCCTTTTTCGCAAAGACACTTGATGACAGGTTCATCATAAAGGAAATCAAGAAGACAGAGCTTGATTCATTTTTGGGTTTTTCTTCTGTGTATTTCAAATACATGAGGGAGTCATTTGAGTCTGGGAGCCAAACATGTCTCGCAAAGGTCATGGGGATATATCAG GTTACTAAAAGAAACGTAAAAACTGGAAAAGAAGTTAAGCATGACCTCATGGTGATGGAAAATCTTACCTACAATTGCAATATTACTCGCCAGTATGATCTTAAAGGTGCTCTTTATGCCCGGTTCAATACTGCTACTGATGGTGCTGGAGATGTTCTTTTGGATCAGAACTTTGTGAATGACATGAACTCTTCTCCACTGTATGTCAGTCATAAAGCGAAGCGTTTTCTTCAAAGGGCTGTTTGGAATGACACAACTTTTCTCAAT TCTGTCAACGTGATGGATTATTCCTTACTAGTTGGAGTGGATTCCCAGAAGCGCGTGCTTGTTTGCGGCATCATCGATTATCTCAGGCAGTATACCTGGGACAAGCATCTCGAGACATGGATGAAATCCTCGCTCGTTGTGCCGAAGAATGTGTTGCCAACCGTAATATCTCCAAGGGAATACAAGAAGAGGTTCAGAAAATTCATGTCTACCCATTTTTTGAGTGTTCCAGATCACTGGTGTTCTCAGAAATTACTAAGTCCTTGCAAACTTTGTGGCTCAGGAGAAGATGATCCTCCCCAACAAGGAAATTAG
- the LOC107617679 gene encoding putative 1-phosphatidylinositol-3-phosphate 5-kinase FAB1D isoform X1, which translates to MCSMCHYCGAGLMGSNVDEKKQDHESSLKLNSKVPTKPCKFCGEKLERENMKLNGTSPFATPHISPTSSLSSSGSCVSTCSDFSVDVNSFDRMSREESTVSGAREDLHKLNGELQKGMENNSQESSNDNEGYIVRNVEIEQGHNCQEPKLDGSENPDASSAEEIEYSLPNDLDIQTWEPPEPENPEDDMDNSVTYNDEDEDEDNWGDPTTSIFSSKDEVSGCNRFKEEKQRAMEEVMNGKFKALVGQLLKSVGVPSSDEGDKSWVDIVTSLSWEAAAFLKADAIGINTMDPDGYVKVKCIAAGSRSQSQLVRGSVFKKHAAHKHMPTKYKHPRLLLISGMLGHSGLSSFDSMHQEKDYLKSKMDLIEMCHPNVILVEKTVSRDIQESILAKGMTLVLDMKLHRLERVARCTGSPILTCDNLNGQKLKHCDFIYFEKFVEEHAGTVEGGKRPTKTLMFIEGCPTRLGCTILLKGAPSDELKRVKCIVRCAVVMAYHLILETSFLVDQKAMFSTIPSLNEAGILPINQQSLDSASVDTSIPFVEYSAENGIISTDVPISNGLHEKIANSSVQQEFFPFSCEPYNPAVFSGFSAISSSLKKVMGDSFQFTSSAPYQSLSEYFGFNGRKPDDQVSVSISGLDSPEADGSTKTEANSNSDDEKLLNGGQSLSSAAYLNSNGDKIKDGDIDGNKIQNKDEINAMLDSQSILVLMSSRNALRGTVCQQSHFSHIMFYKNFDVPLGKFLKDNLLNQTRLCDTCQELPEAHLYYYAHHNKQLTIQVKRLSEEKFLPGEEEGKLWMWSRCGKCKARFTKRVLISATARSLSFGKFLELSLSHYSTSSGKLSCGHSLDRDFLYFFGLGHMVAMFRYSSVMTYNVAMPPQKLELSGSIKQERLSKEIENVYMKGISLFMEVAHLLKTISSNGSTLNLGGSMREFTEVEMMLKREQEEFEVNIKNAVAKKGDLDRAAYKLLCLNRLMWDLLIEAYVWDRRLNSLLSPDHLKTESDVSEKVMQECGSTEGGNINGMRDTSVEVNEIPIKEIPISGPPLECNEQDDLSNASNVPLNVSMPIISDFRSERPSDRKLKLNVDVPTRFPLSDSSLYETDSAMSNHLQVHENSPDSTDNTQISHPAADTRISNKDDSQHSPVTISPDSNEWFWRPFADIRQIGIRDFQKRFLPRFEPVSSSIIENLPTANQLIADEGTRLHIPLRTDNFIVSDYEGEPSSIIACALAFLKDPSVVTEVDDGDDGLPSSFHGALPSPQTFSRSSSDADSVHSSGSTSSEESRTSHAPENHSIEIAMGYAKSLGREKYSVICHYVNQFRELRSRCCLSELDYIASLSRCRNWDAKGGKSKSFFAKTLDDRFIIKEIKKTELDSFLGFSSVYFKYMRESFESGSQTCLAKVMGIYQVTKRNVKTGKEVKHDLMVMENLTYNCNITRQYDLKGALYARFNTATDGAGDVLLDQNFVNDMNSSPLYVSHKAKRFLQRAVWNDTTFLNSVNVMDYSLLVGVDSQKRVLVCGIIDYLRQYTWDKHLETWMKSSLVVPKNVLPTVISPREYKKRFRKFMSTHFLSVPDHWCSQKLLSPCKLCGSGEDDPPQQGN; encoded by the exons ATGTGTAGTATGTGCCATTATTGTGGTGCTGGTTTGATGGGATCAAATGTTGATGAGAAGAAACAGGATCATGAGAGTAGTTTGAAGTTGAATAGTAAAGTTCCCACAAAGCCTTGTAAGTTTTGTGGGGAGAAGCTAGAGCGCGAAAATATGAAATTGAATGGTACAAGTCCTTTTGCGACTCCACACATTAGTCCAACTTCATCCTTGTCAAGTAGTGGTAGCTGTGTCTCCACCTGCA GTGATTTTTCTGTTGATGTGAACTCATTCGACAG GATGAGTCGAGAAGAAAGTACAGTAAGCGGTGCTAGAGAAGATCTTCATAAGTTGAACGGGGAATTGCAAAAAGGGATGGAAAACAATTCCCAAGAAAGCAGTAATGACAATGAGGGTTACATAGTGAGAAATGTGGAGATTGAGCAAGGCCATAACTGTCAAGAACCAAAACTTGATGGTTCTGAAAACCCTGACGCATCCTCTGCTGAAGAGATCGAATATTCTCTTCCTAATGACTTGGATATCCAAACCTGGGAACCACCTGAGCCAGAAAATCCAGAGGATGATATGGACAACAGTGTGACTTATAATGATGAAGATGAAGACGAGGATAACTGGGGTGATCCTACTACCTCTATATTTAGTTCCAAGGATGAAGTAAGTGGATGCAATAGGTTCAAAGAGGAAAAACAGAGAGCAATGGAAGAAGTAATGAATGGAAAATTCAAGGCACTTGTGGGCCAGCTTCTTAAATCTGTTGGAGTTCCCTCTTCTGATGAAGGTGATAAGAGTTGGGTGGACATAGTAACATCTTTATCCTGGGAAGCTGCTGCTTTTTTGAAGGCTGATGCTATTGGAATTAATACAATGGATCCTGATGGATATGTCAAAGTAAAATGCATTGCAGCTGGTTCCCGCAGCcaaag TCAGCTCGTGAGAGGTTCTGTCTTCAAGAAACATGCTGCTCACAAGCACATGCCAACTAAATACAAACATCCAAGGTTGTTACTGATTAGTGGCATGCTTGGTCATAGTGGACTGTCCTCATTTGATTCCATGCACCAG GAGAAAGACTATCTGAAGTCCAAGATGGATCTTATAGAAATGTGCCATCCAAATGTTATATTAGTTGAGAAGACAGTTTCTCGAGATATACAAGAGTCAATTTTGGCAAAGGGGATGACACTAGTTCTTGATATGAAGCTTCATCGCCTGGAAAGGGTTGCACGTTGTACTGGCTCACCAATTCTAACATGTGATAATTTGAATGGTCAAAAGCTGAAACACTGTGACTTTATTTACTTTGAGAAGTTTGTGGAGGAACATGCTGGTACGGTTGAAGGAGGAAAGCGGCCAACCAAGACTTTGATGTTCATTGAGGGCTGTCCTACCCGTTTGGGATGCACG ATTTTGCTGAAAGGAGCACCTAGTGATGAACTGAAAAGGGTCAAATGCATTGTGCGGTGTGCTGTTGTCATGGCATATCACTTAATCCTTGAAACCTCCTTTCTTGTTGATCAGAAAGCAATGTTTTCTACCATTCCTTCTTTGAATGAAGCAGGAATCTTGccaatcaatcaacaatcccTTGATTCTGCATCAGTTGATACAAGCATTCCATTTGTTGAGTATTCTGCTGAAAATGGAATAATTAGTACTGATGTTCCAATTTCCAATGGACTTCATGAAAAAATTGCAAATAGTTCCGTACAACAAGAGTTTTTCCCATTTTCTTGTGAACCATATAATCCAGCCGTCTTTTCTGGGTTCTCAGCCATTTCATCTTCTCTGAAGAAAGTTATGGGGGATAGTTTTCAGTTTACATCTTCTGCTCCTTATCAGTCTCTCTCAGAATATTTTGGCTTCAATGGAAGGAAACCTGATGATCAGGTAAGCGTATCAATTTCTGGTTTAGACTCTCCAGAGGCAGATGGCAGTACCAAGACCGAAGCAAATAGCAATTCTGATGATGAGAAGTTACTTAATGGTGGACAATCCCTGTCCTCTGCCGCGTACTTAAACTCCAATGGAGACAAAATTAAAGATGGTGATATTGATGGaaataaaatccaaaataaaGATGAAATCAATGCAATGCTGGATTCACAGAGTATTTTGGTCTTGATGTCTAGCCGGAATGCCTTAAGAGGGACTGTCTGCCAGCAAAGTCATTTTTCTCATATCATGTTCTACAAGAATTTTGATGTTCCCCTTGGAAAGTTTCTGAAGGATAACCTACTTAATCAG ACAAGACTTTGTGACACCTGTCAAGAATTACCAGAAGCTCACTTGTATTATTATGCTCATCACAATAAACAACTTACAATACAAGTTAAACGATTGTCTGAGGAAAAGTTCTTGCCTGGGGAGGAAGAAGGGAAGCTTTGGATGTGGAGCCGTTGTGGAAAATGCAAGGCCCGCTTCACAAAGCGAGTGTTGATATCTGCAACCGCACGTAGTCTATCATTTGGAAAGTTTTTGGAGCTTAGCCTTTCTCACTATTCTACTTCTAGCGGAAAATTGAGCTGTGGCCATTCTCTTGACAGGGATTTTCTCTACTTCTTTGG ATTAGGTCATATGGTTGCAATGTTCAGATATTCTTCTGTCATGACTTATAACGTTGCCATGCCACCTCAAAAGCTAGAGTTAAGTGGTTCAATAAAACAAGAGAGGCTTTCGAAGGAGATTGAGAAT GTGTACATGAAAGGCATATCACTCTTTATGGAAGTTGCACACCTTTTGAAGACAATAAGTTCTAATGGATCAACATTGAATCTTGGAGGATCAATGAGAGAGTTCACTGAGGTTGAGATGATGTTAAAGCGAGAGCAAGAAGAGTTTGAG GTAAATATCAAGAATGCTGTTGCTAAGAAGGGGGATCTTGATCGGGCTGCGTACAAACTTCTCTGTCTAAACCGATTGATGTGGGATCTTTTGATTGAAGCCTATGTTTGGGATCGACGACTGAACTCACTTCTCTCCCCTGATCATCTAAAAACTGAGTCTGATGTCTCTGAGAAAGTTATGCAAGAATGTGGGTCTACGGAAGGTGGCAATATAAATGGGATGCGAGACACATCTGTGGAAGTGAATGAAATCCCTATAAAGGAAATTCCGATAAGTGGACCTCCTCTAGAATGCAATGAACAGGATGATCTATCTAATGCATCTAATGTCCCACTAAATGTGTCGATGCCAATTATTAGTGATTTTAGGTCAGAGAGACCCTCTGACCGAAAGTTGAAATTGAATGTAGATGTTCCCACTCGGTTCCCTTTATCAGATAGCAGTCTCTATGAAACAGACTCTGCTATGTCAAATCATCTCCAAGTGCATGAAAATTCTCCAGATTCCACAGATAATACACAAATTAGTCATCCAGCTGCTGATACGAGGATATCAAACAAGGATGATTCACAGCATTCACCTGTTACCATCTCGCCGGATTCAAATGAATGGTTCTGGAGGCCATTTGCCGACATTCGGCAGATTGGCATAAGGGACTTCCAGAAAAGATTCTTGCCAAGATTTGAACCAGTAAGCAGCTCTATCATAGAAAATTTACCGACAGCAAATCAACTAATCGCTGATGAAGGCACAAGGTTGCACATCCCCCTTAGGACAGATAATTTTATTGTATCTGACTATGAGGGTGAACCCTCAAGTATAATTGCTTGTGCTCTGGCCTTTCTGAAAGATCCATCGGTGGTGACAGAAGTTGATGATGGGGATGATGGTTTGCCTAGTTCATTCCATGGAGCCTTACCCTCTCCACAGACATTTTCAAGAAGTTCTTCAGATGCAGATTCTGTGCACTCTTCAGGAAGCACTTCTTCGGAAGAGTCAAGAACTTCTCATGCTCCAGAAAACCATAGCATAGAGATCGCAATGGGATATGCAAAATCACTAGGGAGGGAAAAATATTCAGTGATCTGTCATTACGTTAACCAGTTCCGTGAACTTAGGAGTAGATGTTGCCTATCTGAGCTTGATTATATTGCTTCTTTAAGCCGCTGTAGGAATTGGGATGCTAAAGGTGGGAAAAGCAAATCCTTTTTCGCAAAGACACTTGATGACAGGTTCATCATAAAGGAAATCAAGAAGACAGAGCTTGATTCATTTTTGGGTTTTTCTTCTGTGTATTTCAAATACATGAGGGAGTCATTTGAGTCTGGGAGCCAAACATGTCTCGCAAAGGTCATGGGGATATATCAG GTTACTAAAAGAAACGTAAAAACTGGAAAAGAAGTTAAGCATGACCTCATGGTGATGGAAAATCTTACCTACAATTGCAATATTACTCGCCAGTATGATCTTAAAGGTGCTCTTTATGCCCGGTTCAATACTGCTACTGATGGTGCTGGAGATGTTCTTTTGGATCAGAACTTTGTGAATGACATGAACTCTTCTCCACTGTATGTCAGTCATAAAGCGAAGCGTTTTCTTCAAAGGGCTGTTTGGAATGACACAACTTTTCTCAAT TCTGTCAACGTGATGGATTATTCCTTACTAGTTGGAGTGGATTCCCAGAAGCGCGTGCTTGTTTGCGGCATCATCGATTATCTCAGGCAGTATACCTGGGACAAGCATCTCGAGACATGGATGAAATCCTCGCTCGTTGTGCCGAAGAATGTGTTGCCAACCGTAATATCTCCAAGGGAATACAAGAAGAGGTTCAGAAAATTCATGTCTACCCATTTTTTGAGTGTTCCAGATCACTGGTGTTCTCAGAAATTACTAAGTCCTTGCAAACTTTGTGGCTCAGGAGAAGATGATCCTCCCCAACAAGGAAATTAG